A window of Colias croceus chromosome 13, ilColCroc2.1 genomic DNA:
ATTTCACCTTGCGTACCTACGAAAAGTTTTCCTTCACACGATTACCATTAAACGAATTAACATATTACAAATTACTCGTAGGAGAAAGGAAAGAACTGTCTTAATCAAAAGCTGATAAATtgttacctacataatttatagGGCAAGAAAAGTCGACTGTGAGTAATAAGAAAATCAGTCGCTTTTGCTTGACTGGACTACATCTCAGATGCAAGTAGTCGTAACTTAACAATGAAAGGCGAAAGCTGTAATTACAACTCGGTAAGCACTAACCGTAGGCTATTCACGAAGGTCAATCAGAACTAGACCGCCTGTTTgtgtttcaaattattttaacttgaAACCATCGTGTTATAATGTTGAGTTTTACTGTTCAAAACATTAATCCGGAGCATTTAATTTCGCGTATCCAAAAGAGCCTATTAAaactgtaattattatttaatgaaagaGATCTCTTTGAAAGTAAtcgtgtttattttgtaacagTTTTTCATTATTTGATACAATTTTTGCTGGGaccttttttaaaaatattttcaagtattGCACTCCGGGATTGTGATGGATTTGGtactgaaattgaaaaatacacaattgacttaaataattataaatttcactTTTAAAAAAGAGATTTCAATGTCCATTTTTATGAAGGACATTGAAAACTCATAATGATGGGCGGTGGCCTTTTCGGCATGATTCAAACCTAACTAATTACACTAATGAGCTCAAAATGAGCTTAAGTCTCTTTTACTTGTCCTTTCCTTATTAAATTCAGAAGCATTCCATTCTTCATGTCTCTTAAATTAATCatctttatataaatataaaatttgaaactATCTATTAgttattaacaataattctCGGAAAATCAACCACTATTAAATTGCGATTAGTCTCTGAACTACTATGATTACTGCCGTTCAGAAAACTATATCAACCACCTGAAATCactacatctatactaatacgtGGGCCACACTGAAAGTTTTGCGtaactaataaacaaaacaatttatttgtccaatattatatttactactttttaaagtattctccgctacatttaaaacactttttcatCCGTTCAAACCATTTCTGGAAACATGAGGACCATTGGTCCGAGGGTATGTTTTCTGCGTGCTGTTTGAAAGCAACCACGGCCTCTTCTGGCCTCGTAAATGTCGAACCACTCATTGAATCATAGATTTGTGGGAAAAGGAAGAAATCGCAAGGTGCTAGGTTAGGACTGCGTGCGGCATGAGTCACGTGCTCTATGTTTTCAGTAGCCAAAaatgactttgttttgttcGCGGTGTGCGCCGAAGCACTGTCATGGTGCAACAAGATGCGACTTCTAGGTCgcttttctcttattttttctaagaCATTGGGCAAAAAAATAGTGGTGTACCACTCGGCATTAACAGTCTTTTGTTACTCAAGTGGGATAGTGCAGACAGGATTCGTcttagagaaaaataatgcaatcatTTGTTTGCCAACCCTTCTCGCCTGCCTCTATTTGGTTGGTTTGCTGTCACTTTCAAACACCCACAAAGAATATTGGTGTTTTCTTTCTGGAATATAaccatatatacatatttcatatcCTGTCACGATATTATACACGGCATTAGAATGTCCGTAATTGTACTTTAATAGCATTTCTTAACACCAATCTACTCGATGTCGTTTTTGTTATGGAGTGAGTTTGGGAGCAATTCACCGGCAACCAATCTTCCTAACTTTGAAATgttcatgtaaaattttctgaatTTGTCTCATATCAATCCCCAAATGTCCTCGAATATCCTAATAAGTGATATggcaattttcttaaattagtcGTCTGATGGTAGCCATATTTTCCTCCGTGATCGCAGTTGAGGGTCGACCTTCACGAATTTCATCATGAAGAGAAACACGGCCGCGATGAAATTCAGCATATCAATGCCTTACAGTGCTCAAATAAGGTGCTTCCCTCCCAAAAGTATTTTGAAGGCGAGCAGTGCAAGCTTTCGGAGAAAgcgaacttttaaaatcatcaaaaatcaTCGCCCTAAAATTGTTTCGTGTTAGTTCCGTTTTTGCTACGGACAACGAACTTCAActtgagataaaaaaaaattgacacgaGCTTTCagccaaatttttttttcctcaacttatgagacttcataggttaaaaaaatataacattcaaaattcaaacatttatgggTGGCTAGAAACGCAAAACTTTTAGTGTGCActaggtattataaatgcgaaagtaactctgtctgtctgtctgttactcaatcacgcctaaactactgaaccaattttcatgaaatttggtatggagatattttgatacccgagaaaggacataggctactttttatcccgggaaaatgacgcaatcccagaaatcccccgggaacgggaactatgcgggattttctttgactgcgcgggcgaagccgcgggcggaaacctatatagtatataacGAAGTCACTGTCAATGTCTGTCCGTCGGCTGTCCccataatgtaatataatatacataagtCTTTAAAagtacgcaacggattttgatgaagtttttttaatagaaagagTGATTCTTAAGAAAGGTTTTttcaagtttataatatagatcTTTACCCAAATTAATATCATCTCGGAAGGTGCACCCGGGTCGCGGTGGCGAGCACAGTTCCAATCTAAAACTGGATAACTCATCGGGAGATGGCATCTCATTACGGCATGGTGTCGAACGTAATTTATTCGCTAGTAAACGACCGAACTTTAGCATTGCCTGCAAATTGGTGTTAACTGTTAACCCATATTTATCATCTAACTCTAGGTTACACCTATACATTTAGTATATTCAAAACTTAAAGTTTGTTACTAACTAATTACTAAGAAATACAATCAATTTTAAAGCGTACAAGTCCttgtagatataataaatgtagcTAGCAAAATACATGTGTAAGTATTACTTCCATGTTATGCTTTCAGTCCACTCCATGGGGAATACTTACAAGaagttatgttattttatatgatataCGAGGAGAATAGAATAGCTTTCTATAtgaattttatgcaaaaatttTGATACAAGTGGATCTTAGTCCAACATTTCCTACTTGAAATAGGTGTTTGTTATAATACGCGACTCTTATTTGAAGTTATTACGTTTAATTTGAACAATGATTTTGACGACAACAATTGCTAAGTatctagtatttttattaaacaccAAGTGATAAAAACTTAACAAAACGCttagaaaaacattttttttttcacaaacgATGATAACCAAacttaatatagataatatttaatttattatgacttACAGAACGAGCTGGTAAAGGTAATGTAGGACGCACATAAACTGGAGAACATGCCAGTAATACCGACAAAGGtgcatacatttttaatatggaGAATGGCATAGGTGATATAAGCATATCTGAAATATGTAGGAagcacattatattatgttatctacaatctacatactTGTAAATTCAGTGACACTGAACTACTTCATTAAAAcctatttaatgaaaaattacgTAGGTAACATAACTCTTTTgtaaatgtatgtaaaatcTAAAGccaaaaaaatagattttacattaaaatgtacTCAGTTAactaaaagtaaatttaaatatttattagtcgATTCTTCAAGGCAGCAAATACTAAAGGTTCCttgattatgaaatatttaatagaataaattgGCAAAAATTACAAGTTTTCTTTTATACTTACTAGGATACAAGCGTGTCGCATAAATATATGAAGATGAAAACAGAGTTTTCATAGAAGAATAAAAGTCTTCCGCCATATGCCAGATTTGTAAAATAGGACCGTGCCGCCTTCCTTccacataaaaaataaccttaTCCCCTGTATCTAATACAAACCCCGTTAATAAATTATCCCTTTCCGAACTGGCCAATATTTCATCGTTGATCTCAGTTATTTTACGAAGCAAAGCTATGACGGTATTTGAATCGtcaacaaaacaatataatcTCGATAAACTTAGGCATAATTCCTTTGGCCTACATCCAACAAAACCTATCGAGACCTCTAACGTCATTTGTGCTTGTAAAATGATAGAGGGCTGAACGATTATATCAGGCTTCAAAGGCTTTCGGATGCCATTTATATCATTTGTACAGATACCTTCGCGTTCTAGGCTAATTACCCTTCTGTCGAGAGGGAATAACGAAAATTCTCCTCGCACCAAACGATTAATTCCCTTAGACAAGGAACTTGCATCGATTTTTGTTATTGCAATACATGCATCATGCACATCGTTGATTGGTGTTCTTGATACAGTATCTTGATTAAAAAACTTTGTATTGCTATAATTGCTGTTAGAGGTTTGGAGTATTCCTCGTAACtggaaattttatataaaatctaGCACAAAGCGTCCAAACAAGAAATTAAGTATAAAATCGTAATTCTACCTCAATTTCAAATAGATTATCCAAAAATGATGACGTCACATGTGGTGCTATGCAGTGTTCTAACGGGATAGCATGGCGGTCGTTAAAATTTACTTGCttctttgttttaatttgtcgTATAGCAGAATCGTGTACTTCGTCCCCAATTTTCCATCGTGTATATAATTGAGATAtcctgaaatattattatcagtttGAATATGATTTTGAGAATTAGAATATTTAATCTGagtaaaactttaaaaatggaatttttattaatacacatGTTATGAACTCTGCGCCCAACAAAATAATACCTAGCTTTTTTTAATGCCTCCAAAGGTATATCGCTCAATGTTTCCACATTCACGAATACAATTGGTAAATCATCATGAGCGGGAAGATTAGTACTGCTTATTAACACTATTATTTCCCCGAGTTCCGCTGGTCGGTCACCGATAGTTTCAAATTGCGTTATCCTCCCAACTCCTGAAATAATTTAGGTCATTAGCTTCTAAAATTcccttaatttttttttgctataaTCTATCTAGATTTAGGCACTTAAGACGAGCTTGACAATAATCCATCACGTTGTCGTAAAACTTTTGTCGTCTATAAGGcctttgaatattattattatcactaGAAGATCACTAGTTTTTAAGAAATACCAGTGTTGgttgaaaatgaatttatttatttcttgattTTCTATGCCCgtcaataatattacaattactATTCATATTAAGGCCTGAATCGGCTAGAATCCCCTTTTGATACCGAAAATTAACTCTAATTATAACCGTTTATCTTCTTAGATTCTTTACgtacatatctaaaaaaatgtatattaaagtTTCGAATATGATAAAGGGCATggatgttttaatttgtttattttacaatcaggttttttgaaaaaaaatcatgaactgaggtcgatttttgtactttaaacaaaaacgctaagtcaatataatgtcaattattgtagtgtttttacagtgtgtttatgaaattgaaacacagggcatggttgttttaaattttgattcaatatccaaatatctttttaaataatttttatagtacttttacTACGATAGATTCGCGCCGGTCCCCCGATTCCGCCTAGTAAATCGTCGCCAAGGTCGCTAGCCCCTATTAACGCCTTAATAACAAAGCTAGTCAAAAAAGACCGCAACTGTTACCAAATAAATTCTAGATCATCATCACtgaatacctaataatatacaCGATTCTCATGTAACTAGAAAGTTCACTTTTGCCTAgaagtaataattaaatctacactttagatgtttatattatattccaccgaaataattattcaatgcACAATTTTACAtgctacataaaattatttacaaaatataccgGCCAATATAACGTCACCAGTAAGGTTTATTTCAAACTTTATTTTTGGGGCTTCCAGAACTTTCTTCTTTTCTTT
This region includes:
- the LOC123696586 gene encoding uncharacterized protein LOC123696586; translated protein: MNKGVSNKNVIVSTNESHAKSTFTLTFVLEILGLDVWHDCNEGWIDLGTCYQGIKIQYQLYPGQIYDVDILIWPHVIKIWCGMQYGWVRTWQFLERRWFAFSIRHAFPVRVMDFQNFVATVTPTFGFGALSANAKNDKNLEVYLPELKFGERRYFGTIIEKEESVESFIQHIIWSSVVEFIPQSYLDGAFDCPNIVSDIRHQDAVISKVQETILSRIMSEEEIEPEPEEAFKPRDRRESKFPKEKKKVLEAPKIKFEINLTGDVILAGVGRITQFETIGDRPAELGEIIVLISSTNLPAHDDLPIVFVNVETLSDIPLEALKKARISQLYTRWKIGDEVHDSAIRQIKTKKQVNFNDRHAIPLEHCIAPHVTSSFLDNLFEIELRGILQTSNSNYSNTKFFNQDTVSRTPINDVHDACIAITKIDASSLSKGINRLVRGEFSLFPLDRRVISLEREGICTNDINGIRKPLKPDIIVQPSIILQAQMTLEVSIGFVGCRPKELCLSLSRLYCFVDDSNTVIALLRKITEINDEILASSERDNLLTGFVLDTGDKVIFYVEGRRHGPILQIWHMAEDFYSSMKTLFSSSYIYATRLYPNMLISPMPFSILKMYAPLSVLLACSPVYVRPTLPLPARSAMLKFGRLLANKLRSTPCRNEMPSPDELSSFRLELCSPPRPGCTFRDDINLVPNPSQSRSAILENIFKKGPSKNCIK